Proteins encoded together in one Miscanthus floridulus cultivar M001 chromosome 16, ASM1932011v1, whole genome shotgun sequence window:
- the LOC136514232 gene encoding 13S globulin basic chain-like gives MCSPGFSCDSAYQVTYIVRGSGRVQVVGPDGKRVLETRAEGGVLFIVARFHVVSKIADASGMKWFSIITTPNPIFSHLAGKTSVWKAISAEVLQASFNTTPEMEQLFRFKRLDSEIFFAPPSSH, from the exons ATGTGCTCCCCGGGCTTCTCGTGCGACTCAGCGTACCAGGTCACGTACATCGTGCGTGGCAGCGGGAGGGTCCAGGTGGTCGGGCCTGACGGGAAGCGAGTCCTGGAGACCCGCGCTGAGGGTGGGGTGCTCTTCATCGTGGCTCGGTTCCACGTCGTCTCCAAGATCGCCGACGCGTCCGGGATGAAGTGGTTCTCCATCATCACCACCCCGAA CCCGATCTTCAGCCACCTGGCGGGGAAGACGTCGGTGTGGAAGGCCATCTCGGCGGAGGTGCTGCAGGCGTCGTTCAACACcacgccggagatggagcagctgTTCCGCTTCAAGAGGCTCGACTCGGAGATCTTCTTCGCGCCTCCCAGCTCCCACTGA